A window of Flavobacterium flavigenum contains these coding sequences:
- the dapF gene encoding diaminopimelate epimerase: MQIEFYKYQGTGNDFVMIDNRSDFFPKNDVKLVERLCDRRFGIGADGLILLENDVETDFKMVYYNSDGNESSMCGNGGRCLVAFANQLGVIQDKTTFIATDGLHHATVNKESIVSLQMIDVDEVQKKDSYTFLNTGSPHHVQIVDDLEHYNVKENGAAIRYGELYGQKGSNINFVEKINDSEFSLRTYERGVEDETLACGTGATAVAIAMNATGQTDKTSIDINVEGGKLAVSFDKLGEHFTNVFLMGPAKFVFKGTIEI; encoded by the coding sequence ATGCAAATAGAATTTTATAAATATCAGGGTACAGGAAATGATTTTGTAATGATTGATAACCGTTCAGATTTCTTTCCCAAAAATGATGTAAAACTTGTTGAACGCTTATGTGACAGACGTTTCGGAATTGGAGCTGACGGACTTATTTTACTCGAAAATGACGTTGAAACCGATTTCAAAATGGTGTATTATAATTCAGATGGAAACGAAAGTTCAATGTGTGGAAACGGAGGTCGTTGTCTTGTAGCATTTGCCAATCAATTAGGTGTTATTCAGGATAAAACTACTTTTATCGCCACAGATGGATTACACCATGCAACTGTTAATAAAGAATCAATTGTTTCCTTACAGATGATTGATGTTGATGAAGTTCAAAAGAAAGATTCGTATACTTTTTTAAATACAGGTTCTCCTCACCATGTGCAAATCGTAGATGATTTAGAGCATTATAATGTAAAAGAAAATGGTGCTGCAATTCGTTATGGAGAGTTGTACGGGCAAAAAGGAAGCAACATCAATTTTGTCGAAAAAATAAATGATTCTGAGTTTTCACTTCGTACTTATGAAAGAGGTGTGGAGGATGAAACTTTGGCCTGCGGAACAGGTGCAACAGCTGTTGCAATTGCTATGAATGCAACCGGACAAACTGATAAAACTTCAATTGATATAAATGTTGAAGGAGGAAAATTAGCCGTTTCTTTTGATAAATTAGGAGAACATTTTACGAATGTTTTTTTAATGGGTCCAGCAAAGTTTGTTTTTAAAGGAACAATTGAAATTTAA
- a CDS encoding trypsin-like peptidase domain-containing protein has translation MKRFSSLFLVSLLSGATTLGAYKLLFDGSNSLLGRENPIVTLAPNSFGRNVGLAAETVDFTEAADKTIHTVVHVKNVSRRTVSNPMLEFFYGYGGQQQQEQVGTGSGVIISEDGYIVTNNHVIKDATEIEITLNNKKSYKAKLIGTDSKMDIALLKIDAGEKLPYTAFANSDSVKVGEWVLAVGNPYNLTSTVTAGIVSAKARNLDNSGIQSFIQTDAAVNPGNSGGALVNTRGELIGINTMITSMTGSYVGYSFAVPSNNARKIVEDIMEFGNVQRGILGVEGGELNSNASKELGISETQGFYINKVTPKSGAQKAGLTKGDIIVKLDNQNISTFADLSGYINTKRPNDVVQVTYIREGKSKTASVTLSKNEFFSTEFKGIELENIDAVDKKKFKIDYGVKIKNITNENLMQYQNELQGNIILSIDNIKATNVETVSKLLNKKDEGQSVRIEMINKNGEIFRIII, from the coding sequence ATGAAAAGATTTTCAAGCTTATTTTTAGTGTCATTATTAAGTGGTGCCACTACTCTTGGTGCTTACAAATTATTATTTGACGGCAGCAATTCTTTATTGGGAAGAGAAAATCCTATTGTTACTCTTGCCCCGAATTCTTTTGGCAGAAATGTTGGTCTTGCTGCTGAGACAGTAGATTTTACTGAAGCTGCTGATAAAACAATTCACACGGTTGTTCACGTTAAAAATGTTTCCCGAAGAACTGTTAGTAATCCTATGCTGGAATTTTTCTACGGTTATGGAGGACAGCAACAACAAGAACAGGTTGGAACCGGTTCAGGAGTTATTATTTCTGAGGATGGTTACATCGTAACAAATAATCACGTTATTAAGGATGCAACCGAAATTGAAATTACATTAAACAATAAAAAGTCATATAAAGCAAAATTAATTGGAACAGATTCTAAAATGGATATTGCTTTATTGAAAATTGATGCCGGGGAAAAATTACCATATACTGCTTTTGCTAATTCTGATAGCGTAAAAGTTGGTGAGTGGGTTTTGGCCGTTGGTAATCCTTATAACTTGACTTCTACTGTTACAGCCGGAATTGTTTCGGCGAAAGCCAGAAATTTAGACAATAGCGGAATCCAGTCCTTTATTCAGACCGATGCCGCCGTAAACCCTGGTAACAGTGGTGGAGCATTGGTAAATACACGTGGAGAATTAATCGGAATTAATACTATGATTACTTCAATGACAGGATCTTATGTTGGATATTCTTTTGCAGTTCCATCAAACAATGCACGCAAAATTGTAGAAGATATAATGGAATTCGGAAATGTACAAAGAGGAATTTTAGGAGTTGAAGGTGGCGAATTAAACAGTAATGCTTCAAAAGAATTAGGTATTTCTGAAACACAGGGCTTCTACATCAATAAAGTTACCCCTAAATCAGGAGCTCAAAAGGCTGGCCTTACAAAAGGTGATATTATTGTTAAATTAGACAATCAGAATATTTCGACATTTGCAGATCTTTCTGGATATATCAATACCAAAAGACCTAACGATGTTGTACAGGTAACTTATATAAGAGAAGGAAAATCCAAAACAGCCTCAGTAACACTAAGTAAAAATGAATTTTTCAGCACAGAATTTAAAGGTATAGAACTGGAAAACATTGACGCTGTCGACAAAAAGAAATTCAAAATTGATTACGGCGTAAAAATCAAAAATATTACAAATGAAAATTTGATGCAGTATCAAAATGAGCTACAAGGCAATATTATTCTAAGTATAGATAATATAAAGGCAACAAACGTTGAAACTGTTTCGAAACTTTTAAATAAAAAAGACGAAGGTCAAAGTGTACGAATAGAAATGATAAACAAAAATGGTGAGATCTTCAGAATCATCATATAA
- a CDS encoding Lrp/AsnC family transcriptional regulator: MALDEIDKKILRLLQENAHYTLKDIANKINLSLTPVHDRVKRLEKEGVIEKYVSILNKKKLGNNLTVYCQVTLTKQTYDTSEGFNQSILNMPEVVECNYVSGNFDYMLKIIIPDMESYHHFHQKKLSVLPEVSLINTVFVISEVKSTTVLPI, encoded by the coding sequence ATGGCTCTGGATGAAATTGATAAAAAAATCTTACGTCTTTTACAGGAAAATGCACATTATACACTTAAAGACATTGCAAATAAAATAAATTTGTCATTAACACCTGTTCATGATAGAGTTAAACGTCTTGAAAAAGAAGGTGTTATAGAGAAATATGTTTCGATTTTAAATAAGAAAAAACTAGGGAATAATTTAACTGTTTATTGTCAGGTAACCTTAACAAAACAGACATATGATACCTCTGAAGGTTTTAACCAGTCAATTTTAAATATGCCTGAAGTTGTAGAATGCAATTATGTCTCAGGAAATTTTGATTATATGCTTAAGATTATCATTCCGGATATGGAAAGCTACCATCATTTTCATCAAAAGAAATTATCTGTTTTACCGGAGGTTTCCTTGATTAATACTGTATTTGTAATTTCAGAAGTAAAAAGCACAACGGTTTTGCCTATTTAG
- the ald gene encoding alanine dehydrogenase gives MIIGVPKEIKNNENRVALTPAGVSEMKKHGHTVYVQSTAGLGSGFSDEEYANAGAVVLPTIEDVYAIAEMIIKVKEPIASEYPLIKKDQLLFTYFHFASSEELTHAMLEKGAVCLAYETVEKADRSLPLLVPMSEVAGRMAIQQGAKYLEKPLKGRGILLGGVPGVPPAKVLVLGGGIVGTQAAKMAAGLGAQVTIMDLSLPRLRQLDDIMPANVNTEMSNHYNITKAIKDADLIVGAVLIPGAKAPHLITRDMLKLMRPGTVVVDVAVDQGGCIETCTPTTHENPTFIIDDIVHYCVANMPGAVPYTSTLALTNATLPYAVQLANKGWEKACNENEELKKGLNIANGKILYKGVAEAWNLPYNEELATTNA, from the coding sequence ATGATAATAGGTGTTCCAAAAGAAATTAAAAATAATGAGAACCGTGTAGCTTTAACTCCTGCCGGTGTTTCTGAAATGAAAAAACATGGGCACACAGTTTATGTTCAGTCCACTGCAGGTTTAGGAAGTGGTTTCAGCGATGAAGAATATGCAAATGCGGGCGCAGTTGTTTTACCAACAATCGAAGACGTTTATGCTATTGCGGAAATGATTATAAAAGTTAAAGAACCAATTGCTTCTGAATATCCCTTAATTAAAAAAGATCAATTGCTTTTCACTTACTTTCACTTTGCTTCATCAGAAGAGTTAACTCACGCCATGCTCGAAAAAGGAGCTGTATGTTTAGCTTATGAAACCGTTGAAAAAGCAGACAGAAGTTTGCCTTTATTAGTACCAATGTCAGAAGTTGCGGGTCGTATGGCGATTCAGCAAGGTGCTAAATACCTTGAAAAACCGTTAAAAGGAAGAGGAATTCTTTTAGGAGGTGTTCCGGGTGTGCCACCTGCAAAAGTATTAGTTTTAGGAGGTGGAATCGTTGGAACACAGGCTGCAAAAATGGCTGCAGGCTTAGGAGCCCAGGTAACTATTATGGATTTAAGCTTACCACGTTTGCGCCAACTTGATGACATCATGCCTGCAAATGTAAATACAGAAATGTCAAATCATTACAATATTACAAAAGCAATTAAAGATGCCGATTTAATTGTGGGAGCAGTTTTAATTCCGGGAGCAAAAGCACCACACTTAATTACAAGAGACATGCTTAAATTAATGCGTCCTGGAACTGTTGTAGTTGACGTTGCTGTAGATCAAGGAGGATGTATTGAGACTTGTACTCCAACAACACATGAAAATCCAACTTTCATTATTGATGATATTGTTCACTATTGTGTCGCCAATATGCCTGGTGCAGTTCCTTATACATCTACTTTAGCTTTAACTAATGCTACTTTACCTTATGCAGTACAATTAGCGAACAAAGGATGGGAAAAAGCTTGTAATGAAAACGAAGAATTAAAAAAAGGATTGAATATTGCCAACGGAAAAATTCTTTACAAAGGAGTTGCCGAAGCATGGAATCTTCCTTACAATGAAGAATTAGCAACAACAAACGCATAG
- the pafA gene encoding alkaline phosphatase PafA produces MKKSFVLLMLFVISNLAAQERPKLVVGIVIDQMKMEYLYRFSEDFSPNGFKRLMNNGYVFQNMHYNYVPTYTAPGHASIYTGTTPATHGIVGNEWFNRSSGKQMYCTDDTSVKTVGDGTVDEGEMSPKNLQSTTITDEVRMATNFEGKVIGISLKDRGAILPAGHFANWAFWYSKTGSFISSTFYGNKLPDWVSEFNNEKNYLKYINKGWDLYKPASTYNESLPDDNPYEGKLYGSSAPVFPYDLKTMYEKNDAGILRSTPFGNDLLADFAKKAIEKEELGKDNISDFLTVSFSSTDYVGHLLGPRSMELQDTYLRLDQTIADFLTYLDKTVGKNNYLLFLTADHAGAENVIYLKDRKYDVDNYPSKDFKKNLQDFSVKTFGVDLLLNYSNFNIFFNKQIIKEKGFDLVKVKHEFKAFLISLPQVKKVYTEEEILSNSGNDYYLNFVAKGYDVTQNGDMVVIGKPGIIEYLPTGTSHGTAYTYDTHVPAIFYGWHIKKGESYDKKAITEIAPTIAQKIKVSFPNGTEAKVLQEVLNDK; encoded by the coding sequence ATGAAAAAAAGTTTCGTATTGTTAATGCTGTTTGTTATTTCAAACCTGGCAGCTCAAGAGCGTCCCAAGCTAGTTGTAGGAATTGTAATTGATCAAATGAAAATGGAATATTTATATCGATTTTCAGAGGATTTTTCTCCAAACGGATTTAAAAGATTAATGAATAATGGATATGTTTTTCAAAATATGCATTATAATTATGTACCGACTTATACAGCTCCGGGACATGCATCAATTTATACAGGAACTACGCCAGCAACGCATGGAATTGTAGGAAATGAGTGGTTTAACAGAAGCTCAGGAAAGCAAATGTATTGTACGGATGACACTTCTGTAAAAACAGTTGGTGACGGAACTGTGGATGAAGGGGAAATGTCTCCAAAAAACCTACAAAGTACTACCATTACAGATGAAGTTAGAATGGCGACAAATTTTGAAGGAAAAGTGATTGGAATTAGCCTTAAAGACCGTGGCGCAATTTTGCCAGCAGGGCATTTTGCTAATTGGGCTTTTTGGTATAGTAAAACAGGATCTTTTATTTCAAGTACTTTTTATGGAAATAAACTACCGGATTGGGTATCAGAATTTAACAATGAAAAAAACTACCTGAAATACATTAATAAAGGTTGGGATTTGTATAAGCCAGCTTCAACGTATAATGAAAGTCTTCCTGACGATAATCCTTATGAAGGAAAATTATATGGCAGTTCAGCACCTGTTTTTCCATATGATTTAAAAACAATGTATGAAAAAAATGATGCCGGAATATTGAGATCTACTCCTTTTGGAAATGATTTGCTAGCAGATTTTGCCAAAAAGGCTATTGAAAAAGAAGAGTTAGGTAAAGATAATATTTCGGACTTTCTTACGGTGAGTTTCTCCTCTACAGATTATGTTGGTCACTTATTAGGACCACGTTCCATGGAGCTCCAGGATACTTATTTGAGATTGGACCAGACAATAGCCGATTTTTTAACTTATCTGGATAAAACAGTAGGAAAAAATAATTATTTACTTTTTTTAACTGCTGATCATGCTGGCGCTGAAAATGTTATTTACTTGAAAGACCGTAAATATGATGTAGATAATTATCCTTCAAAGGATTTTAAAAAGAATTTACAGGATTTCTCAGTGAAAACATTTGGTGTAGATTTACTTTTGAATTATTCTAATTTTAATATATTTTTTAATAAACAAATCATTAAAGAAAAAGGCTTTGACTTGGTAAAAGTAAAACATGAGTTTAAAGCGTTTTTAATTTCGCTTCCGCAGGTTAAAAAAGTATATACTGAAGAAGAAATTTTAAGTAATTCAGGAAATGATTACTATTTGAATTTTGTTGCAAAAGGATATGATGTAACTCAGAATGGTGATATGGTTGTAATTGGTAAACCGGGCATTATTGAATATTTACCAACTGGAACTTCGCATGGAACAGCTTATACCTATGATACTCATGTACCAGCAATTTTTTATGGGTGGCATATTAAAAAAGGAGAATCTTATGATAAAAAGGCGATTACTGAGATTGCTCCAACCATTGCTCAAAAAATAAAAGTTTCTTTTCCTAACGGTACCGAGGCTAAAGTTTTGCAAGAAGTCTTAAATGATAAATAA
- the thrS gene encoding threonine--tRNA ligase — protein MIKITLPDGSIREFASGVTPMEVAKNISEGFARNVISASFNGTTIETETPLTTDGNLILYTWNDAEGKKAFWHSTSHVMAQALDELYPGIKLTLGPAIANGFYYDVDFEDQKITEADFKKIEDRVLEISRGKHEFKMRPVSKADALEMYKDNVYKTELISNLEDGTITFCDHATFTDLCRGGHIPNTGIIKAVKIMSVAGAYWRGDEKNKQLTRVYGTSFPKQKDLTEYLELLEEAKRRDHRKLGKELELFAFSQKVGQGLPLWLPKGAALRDRLEQFLKRAQKKAGYEQVVTPHIGQKELYVTSGHYAKYGADSFQPIHTPAEGEEFLLKPMNCPHHCEIYNVRPWSYKDLPKRYAEFGTVYRYEQSGELHGLTRVRGFTQDDAHIFCTPEQLDEEFKKVIDLVLYVFGSLGFENFTAQISLRDQEDREKYIGTDENWEKAENAIINAARDKGLNTVVEYGEAAFYGPKLDFMVKDALGRQWQLGTIQVDYNLPERFELTYKGADNELHRPVMIHRAPFGSMERFIAILLEHTAGNFPLWLMPEQAIILSLSEKYENYAKKVLDLLENHEIRALIDNRSETIGKKIRDAEMQKIPFMLIVGEEEEKNGTISIRRHGQEGKGNITVTIEEFVRIVNEEINKTLKVFTV, from the coding sequence ATGATCAAGATTACTTTACCCGATGGGTCAATTAGAGAGTTCGCTTCGGGCGTAACTCCAATGGAGGTCGCTAAAAACATTAGCGAAGGTTTTGCTAGAAATGTGATTTCTGCATCTTTTAATGGTACAACTATTGAAACCGAGACTCCATTAACGACCGACGGTAATCTTATATTATATACCTGGAATGATGCCGAAGGTAAAAAAGCTTTCTGGCACTCGACTTCGCACGTAATGGCTCAAGCGCTTGATGAGCTTTATCCTGGAATCAAATTAACTCTTGGACCTGCAATCGCTAATGGATTTTATTATGATGTTGATTTTGAAGATCAGAAAATTACTGAAGCTGATTTTAAAAAGATCGAAGATCGCGTTTTAGAGATTTCGAGAGGCAAACATGAATTCAAAATGCGTCCTGTTAGTAAAGCAGATGCACTTGAAATGTACAAAGACAATGTTTACAAGACTGAATTGATTTCTAATCTTGAAGACGGCACTATTACTTTTTGCGATCACGCTACTTTTACTGATTTATGCCGTGGTGGACATATTCCGAATACTGGAATTATCAAAGCTGTGAAAATCATGAGCGTTGCGGGTGCTTACTGGAGAGGTGACGAGAAAAACAAACAGCTGACTCGTGTTTATGGAACTTCTTTCCCTAAACAAAAAGATTTAACTGAATATCTTGAACTTCTTGAAGAAGCAAAACGTCGTGATCACCGTAAATTAGGAAAAGAACTTGAATTGTTTGCGTTCTCTCAAAAAGTTGGTCAAGGTTTACCATTGTGGCTACCTAAAGGAGCCGCTTTGAGAGATCGTTTAGAACAATTCTTGAAAAGAGCTCAAAAGAAAGCCGGATATGAGCAGGTTGTAACTCCTCATATTGGTCAGAAAGAACTTTATGTTACTTCTGGTCACTATGCAAAATATGGAGCAGACAGCTTCCAGCCTATTCATACTCCTGCAGAAGGTGAAGAGTTTTTATTAAAACCAATGAACTGTCCTCACCACTGTGAAATTTACAATGTAAGACCTTGGTCTTATAAAGATTTACCAAAGCGTTATGCTGAATTTGGTACAGTATATAGATATGAGCAATCCGGGGAACTACATGGCTTAACTCGTGTTAGAGGCTTTACTCAGGATGATGCGCATATTTTCTGTACTCCGGAACAATTAGACGAAGAGTTCAAAAAAGTAATTGATCTTGTATTATATGTATTTGGTTCATTAGGTTTTGAAAACTTTACTGCTCAGATTTCATTAAGAGATCAGGAAGACAGAGAAAAGTATATTGGTACAGATGAAAATTGGGAGAAAGCAGAAAATGCAATCATTAATGCAGCCAGAGACAAAGGCCTTAATACAGTTGTAGAATACGGTGAAGCAGCTTTTTATGGTCCAAAACTTGATTTCATGGTTAAAGATGCATTAGGAAGACAATGGCAATTGGGTACAATTCAGGTTGATTATAACTTACCAGAACGTTTTGAATTAACTTACAAAGGTGCTGATAATGAATTGCATCGCCCTGTTATGATTCACAGAGCTCCTTTTGGATCTATGGAACGTTTTATAGCAATTTTACTAGAACATACAGCAGGAAATTTCCCACTTTGGCTTATGCCTGAGCAGGCTATTATCTTGTCTTTGAGCGAGAAATACGAAAATTATGCTAAAAAAGTTTTAGATTTGCTAGAAAATCACGAAATTCGCGCCCTAATTGATAACCGAAGCGAAACTATTGGTAAGAAAATTAGAGATGCAGAAATGCAGAAAATACCATTTATGCTGATTGTTGGTGAAGAAGAAGAGAAAAACGGAACGATTTCTATTCGCCGTCATGGACAGGAAGGAAAAGGGAACATTACAGTTACAATCGAGGAATTTGTCAGAATTGTAAACGAAGAAATAAATAAAACATTAAAAGTTTTTACAGTTTAA
- the infC gene encoding translation initiation factor IF-3 → MRSNRGFQPRVEKKDAHRINNNIRGVQEVRLVGENIEPGVFKLAEALRLADQFELDLVEISPNAEPPVCKIMDYKKFVYEQKKRDKVLKAKSSQVVVKEIRFGPQTDEHDYEFKRKNAEKFLKEGAKLKAFVFFKGRSIIYKDQGQILLLRLATDLEEHGKVEAMPVLEGKRMIMFIAPKKKK, encoded by the coding sequence ATAAGAAGCAACAGAGGTTTTCAACCTCGAGTAGAAAAAAAAGACGCACACAGAATAAATAACAACATTCGTGGGGTGCAAGAAGTGAGACTAGTGGGTGAAAACATCGAACCTGGTGTTTTTAAACTAGCAGAGGCTTTACGTTTAGCAGATCAATTTGAATTGGATTTAGTTGAGATTTCGCCAAACGCAGAACCGCCGGTTTGTAAAATCATGGATTACAAGAAATTTGTTTACGAGCAAAAGAAACGTGATAAGGTTTTAAAAGCTAAGTCGTCTCAGGTTGTCGTAAAAGAAATTAGATTTGGTCCTCAGACTGATGAGCATGATTACGAATTTAAAAGAAAGAATGCTGAAAAGTTCCTTAAAGAAGGTGCAAAATTAAAAGCTTTTGTATTCTTCAAAGGACGTTCCATCATCTATAAAGATCAAGGTCAAATTTTATTATTACGTTTGGCAACTGACTTAGAAGAGCATGGTAAAGTGGAAGCTATGCCTGTTTTAGAAGGAAAGAGAATGATTATGTTCATTGCTCCGAAGAAAAAGAAATAG
- the rpmI gene encoding 50S ribosomal protein L35, translating into MPKMKTKSSAKKRFKVTGSGKIKRKHAFKSHILTKKSKKRKLALTHSALVHQTDMKSIKQQLRII; encoded by the coding sequence ATGCCTAAAATGAAAACAAAATCTAGCGCCAAGAAACGTTTTAAAGTTACTGGTTCTGGAAAAATTAAAAGAAAGCATGCTTTTAAAAGTCACATCTTGACTAAAAAATCTAAAAAACGTAAATTAGCTTTGACTCACTCAGCGCTAGTTCACCAAACAGATATGAAAAGCATTAAACAACAATTAAGAATTATCTAA
- the rplT gene encoding 50S ribosomal protein L20, translated as MPRSVNSVAKRARRKKIMKQAKGFFGRRKNVWTVAKNAVEKAMCYAYRDRKQNKRNFRALWIQRINAGARLEGMSYSQFMGKVKANGIELNRKVLADLAMNHPEAFKAILNKVK; from the coding sequence ATGCCAAGATCGGTAAATTCAGTTGCTAAAAGAGCAAGAAGAAAAAAGATAATGAAGCAAGCCAAAGGTTTCTTTGGAAGACGTAAAAACGTTTGGACAGTTGCTAAGAATGCAGTAGAGAAAGCAATGTGCTACGCTTACCGCGATAGAAAACAAAATAAAAGAAATTTCCGTGCTTTATGGATTCAACGTATCAACGCTGGTGCCAGATTAGAAGGAATGTCTTATTCTCAATTCATGGGTAAAGTTAAAGCTAACGGAATCGAATTGAACCGTAAAGTTCTTGCAGATTTAGCTATGAACCACCCAGAAGCTTTCAAAGCTATTCTTAATAAAGTAAAATAA
- a CDS encoding Crp/Fnr family transcriptional regulator — protein MYKSLFTHIEKFISLESSDIDKLESYLKLSKLKKKEHVLKEGEICSTFYFVSKGCMRQYIINPKGTEQTLQFAIENWWITDYLSYHNNSPSHFYIQTVENCEIIALEKNILESLIIQIPKLERYFRIVSQKSFGAAQMRIKFLFTMSAEERYNHFKKQQPDFVQRVPQYMLASYLDFSAEFMSKIRSGKI, from the coding sequence ATGTACAAATCACTTTTTACTCATATTGAAAAATTTATCTCTTTAGAATCTTCAGACATTGATAAATTAGAATCTTATTTAAAACTTTCAAAATTAAAGAAGAAAGAGCATGTATTAAAGGAGGGAGAAATTTGCAGCACTTTTTATTTTGTTTCAAAAGGCTGTATGCGCCAATATATTATAAATCCTAAAGGAACTGAACAGACCCTGCAATTTGCAATTGAAAACTGGTGGATAACTGATTATTTAAGTTATCATAATAATAGTCCTTCACATTTTTATATACAAACTGTTGAAAACTGCGAAATTATAGCATTAGAAAAAAATATATTAGAATCCCTTATAATTCAAATTCCCAAACTGGAAAGATATTTTAGAATAGTTTCCCAAAAATCTTTTGGAGCCGCTCAAATGCGCATTAAATTTTTATTTACAATGTCGGCTGAAGAGAGATACAACCATTTCAAAAAACAACAACCAGATTTTGTACAGCGGGTTCCTCAATATATGCTTGCCTCGTATTTAGATTTTTCTGCAGAATTTATGAGTAAAATCAGATCCGGCAAAATCTGA
- a CDS encoding carboxymuconolactone decarboxylase family protein: MNSRIVIPQVAPEAYQALMNLEKYISTTSLTPTHKELIKIRASQINGCAFCINMHTADARKLGETEQRIYLTSAWREADVFTEEEKAILALTEQVTLISNHVSDEVYENAARLFDKKYLAEIILTIITINSWNRFAITAGLRAV, encoded by the coding sequence ATGAATTCAAGAATAGTTATTCCGCAAGTTGCCCCAGAGGCCTATCAAGCCTTAATGAATTTAGAAAAATACATTTCTACAACTTCACTAACACCAACTCATAAAGAGCTAATTAAAATTCGTGCTTCACAAATAAATGGATGTGCTTTTTGCATCAATATGCATACAGCTGATGCCCGAAAATTAGGCGAAACTGAACAGCGTATTTACCTTACCAGTGCTTGGCGAGAAGCTGATGTTTTTACAGAAGAAGAAAAAGCAATTCTAGCTTTAACAGAGCAAGTAACATTAATCAGTAATCATGTTTCTGATGAAGTTTATGAAAACGCAGCTCGCCTTTTTGACAAAAAATATCTGGCCGAAATCATTCTTACAATTATTACGATAAACTCATGGAACAGATTTGCCATCACGGCAGGATTAAGAGCTGTCTAG